TCCGCGTAGGCGGTCAGGGCGGGGGTGGCGCAGTCATGGTCCACCTCGACGCCGCGGACGCGCACGCCGCGCGCCTTCCAGGCCCGGGCATGGACGGCGACTTCTTCCAGGGAGATGCCGTCGAGCGGCGCGGTGCCGTCCACCCGCATCACCGCCACCACCTCGCGGCCGGAGCGGGCCAGGGCGTCCACGTCCACCGCCACGTCCACCGGCGTCCGCGTGGGGCCGGACCGCTCGCGCGCCAGCACGCGCAGGGCGCCCAGCTCCGGGGGGAGCTCCTTCTCGAGCGCACTGCTCAGCTCGGGGCTCCAGTCCCGCTGCCAGACATAGGCCTCGTGCGTGAGGGGCGGCGGGCGCTCGCGCGAGCAGGCCAGGCCGAGCGCGAGCAGCAGCACGCAGGCCCACGCCTGGGGGCGGTGCTGCCTGGAAGTGCCGGAAGAGGTCATGGCCAGAAGGCCGCCCGGCACGGCGCGGGGAGCGAGCCATGGGAGCGGGAAGTACACCGCCATGGTGCCACATCGACGACTTCCGTTCCCAGGGGACGCGGTCCGGCTGGCTGCTCTCTTCGAATGGCCCCACCCGGCACGTCACCGCTTCATGGCGGCGGACGTCACCGACACGGGTGGGCTCGTGGGCACCAGGGGTGGTGCCGTCCGTGGAGCGCGTCAGTCCGCGGGCGGCGGCGCGCTGTGGTCGCAGTGCAGCAGCGACGGCGGGTCGAAGCAGGTGAACCGCTGGTTGTCGAGCCGGCACACCCCGTCGGGCGTGCTGGCGCACTGCACCTCCGCGCGCTGCGCCTTGCAGTCATAGCCGCAGGCCACCGCCTCGGAGGCATTGAGGCAGCGGGGCTGGGGCGTCCGGGCGCCGTACTGGTGGATGACGCTCTCCGGCGGGTCCCAGCAGACGAGCCGGCCGAAGTGCGTGGAGCACACGCCATACGGAGTGCTGTTGCAGGCCACCTCGCCCTGGGACAGCCGGCAGTTGTAGCCGCAGGCCACGTTGCCCCGGCTCTCCTTGCACTCGGGCCTGGCGCTCGAGCGCGGCGGGTGGTGGATGACGACGCGCGGCGGGTCCCAACAATGGACGCGGCCCGTCAGCACCTGGCACACGCCATACGGAGTCCGGGCACAGTCCGCATGTGTCCCGGTGGACCTGCACTGGTACCCGCACACCGTGCGCCCCTGTGAGGAAAGACACTCCGGCGGGGGAGGGCGGGGCACGGGCGGCTCGGCATCCTTCGTGGGGGCGGCGGCCAGCCACAGCGTCGCGAGCAGGGAGAGCATGGTAGAGGCCCGACGAATGGGCCTCCGGTTTATTCAAACCGTTTTCCCGGGCGCCGCCGTCACTTCGCGGGCGGCACGATGAAGCGCCCGTCCCCACCCAGACGCAACCGGGTGACATAGCGCTGCTGGACGTCGAAAGTGGCGCGCGCGAGCATGTCACGGCCCTCAGCGGGGCCGGGGGCCCGAACCACCAGGACGGCGGGCGCCAGGACGTCCCGGCCCACCCGGGCGAGGGCCGGAGGGCTGCCGGGAGGCCTGGGACTGCGGCTCGCGCGGGCCGTCCTCGTCATTCCGCTCGGCGCGCTGGCGGCGGGCGGCCTCGGCGGGCGTCTCCGGCGGCACCAGCGCGTGCGGGCCACGGCCGATGAGGTCCTCGCGGCCGGCCTGAATCAGCGCCTCGCGGGCCAGCGGCCAGTGCTCCGGGTTCCAGTAGAGCAGCAGCGCCTTCTGGAGCCGCTTCTCCCGAAGGCCCTGCGCCGTGTAGACGGGCTCCATCTTCAGCGGGTCCAGGCCCGAGTAGTACATGGCGGTGGCCATGGCCATGGGCGTGGGGATGAAGTCCTGCACCTGCCGGGGCCGCTTCCCGTTCTTCTTCAGCCACAGCGCCAGGTCCACCATGTCCTCCAGCGTGGAGCCCGGGTGGCCGCTGATGAAGTAGGGGATGTCGTACTGCTCCTTGCCGGCCTCCTCGCTGGCGCAGGCGAACATCTGCTGGAAGCGCTCGAAGCTCTCGATGCCCGGCTTCTTCATCTTCTCCAGCACGCGCGGGGACACGTGCTCGGGCGCCACGGACAGCTGTCCGCCCACGTGGTGCGCGGCCAGCTCCTTCACGTACTCCGGCGAGCGCTCCGCCAGGTCGTACCGCACGCCGCTGGCGATGAAGACGTGCTTGACGCCGTCCTCCTTGCGCACGTCCTGCATCAGGCTGATGAGCGGCCCGTGGTCCGTCTGGAGGTTTTCGCAGACGCCCGGGTGGACGCAGGACAGCTTGCGGCACCGCTTCTCGATGTCCTCGCTCTTGCACTTGAGCTTGTACATGTTGGCCGTGGGGCCGCCGAGGTCCGTAATCGTCCCCCGGAAGTCCCCCATCCGCCGCAGCGCGCGCACCTCGCGCAGCACGCTCTCCGCGGAGCGGCTCTGGATGACGCGGCCCTCGTGCTCCGTAATCGAGCAGAAGGTGCAGCCGCCGAAGCACCCGCGCATCAGGACGATGGAG
Above is a window of Pyxidicoccus xibeiensis DNA encoding:
- a CDS encoding YgiQ family radical SAM protein, which translates into the protein MPPPTRYAHPFLPITRADMQARGWEQCDIIIVTGDAYVDHPAFGPVLIARFLEGRGFKVGLIPQPDWHSAEPFKALGPPRLFFGVAAGNLDSMLNRLTAQKKNRSEDQYSPGGRTNCRPDRATIVYAQRCREAYPDVPIVLGGIEASLRRIAHFDYWSEKVRRSILFDSKADLLVFGMGERPIMEVADRMRRGERIQDIRDVRGTAYTISDEQMRALEADPAKRAADRKPVVLPSYEAVVADKRAFAVMSRDFQMETNPGNARPLAQRHGNRAIYMNPPALPLEDGVGDTGTEGRSVAMDELYDLPFNRVPHPLYKDEGIPAYETVKHSIVLMRGCFGGCTFCSITEHEGRVIQSRSAESVLREVRALRRMGDFRGTITDLGGPTANMYKLKCKSEDIEKRCRKLSCVHPGVCENLQTDHGPLISLMQDVRKEDGVKHVFIASGVRYDLAERSPEYVKELAAHHVGGQLSVAPEHVSPRVLEKMKKPGIESFERFQQMFACASEEAGKEQYDIPYFISGHPGSTLEDMVDLALWLKKNGKRPRQVQDFIPTPMAMATAMYYSGLDPLKMEPVYTAQGLREKRLQKALLLYWNPEHWPLAREALIQAGREDLIGRGPHALVPPETPAEAARRQRAERNDEDGPREPQSQASRQPSGPRPGGPGRPGARRPGGSGPRPR